The Coregonus clupeaformis isolate EN_2021a chromosome 3, ASM2061545v1, whole genome shotgun sequence genome includes a region encoding these proteins:
- the LOC121543490 gene encoding FERM and PDZ domain-containing protein 1 isoform X1, producing the protein MEEKERSRSRSPSRSRRASRVQQVVGTLIRRTRESLSRERILGDGRSNRSGSVSSQNFPVRLTVQIVRDPVLDSSGHGFTLSKQHPLLVRDVATGGPADGILYPGDQVLQMNDLVVDDLSYEQLQDITRDLEDSVTMTILRHMTGPKSSIMSAEKRARLRSNPIKVRFAEEVVVNGHTQGNSLLFLPNVLKVYLENGQTKAFKFDATTTIKDIVLTLKDKLSIRCIEYFSLVLEQQYSITKLLLLHEDELIHKVVQKKENSSHDYRCLFRVCFIPRDPLELLQEDPTAFEYLFLQSVGDVLQERFAVEMKCNTALRLAALHMHERLDSIGSTRTSIKSITKEFGLDSFISPTLLSNMREKDLRKAISYHLKKIHSLLEPRQKVISATQARLAYLTQLGELISYGGRSYTATMMLQDREALVSLLVGARYGLSQVVNHKLNMVSTLVDFSSISRVELLSESDRVSLLRISLHDIKPFALLMDSLAAKDLACLLGGYCKLLVDPRVCVFRLRRPKVRVHRIPAEEGVCEGRFAVIEGVCYESLTSYVSRCCSDSDDSSDEDYPAEPPPTHTRKRHTPASKDREGWRREEEEQRGAEGKKERAEIEDEEKQEVKIIVTSEKDMEVEEENGREVRGREINLGSKANIGTVEQDMVLDTNWYHTDPRVNSSFSSLSSGSLRAALEESSAAAPARGGGPAKASSRVVALREDSPSLRSQRPTQGITTLDVHHPFLLEVTAPSPQCQRVGAAGSTASAPVRPTNLSYRSNDSSCLYFTELSKGSYLPSPPEATSDEEEMEEVEDDDDEEELRRLSKIPSHIDLRLIDKICAQSNKTASNNKLDIPRIIPNHTSSCEKRAACSSTHKGEESLSSHSGDSGPFLTPSPNAPPPVARESASESDDEFFDAQERFTPPVPPDGTENSLDAADNNRHSKRWSGTGNGLPVVPEREPPSPLKKKHSSPDHKKQQETQQDPKLHSNQSSTQSVDAKTKPPPLAPKPQLPPKPELAPKPELAPKPQIDPQRSPKRGGPYAHCNGDARGGHAGLLEIDTMEPETMEFKSVTSGAGGPPLASPLITAVRKNQQPPAGPQAVENGLRQENGPKIENGSKQENSSKIENGTPNVLPKDRVLVTADKQTAMVETKTNRISMLKGEFRNGVGVDPPKKLQSLSPIPRSASGDEIRISLTTPPPLSPRTSPPSLHPLTVLPIPVSPKEKEGVSPPNGLHPWGSRNGSAQSGRKVSLSHENLSPKNADGPHSLTTSLTISSSKGTAGGPESTGRSGSGSDLRVSSSSLGGRLPTSALRGRIQALPWYMTRSQEILGTLDYPSTSSVNEDVTSGYGSGLSVSGASEVSKVTAKAVGETAAGKGKKEVLEDGAEVVIATIKEFQEVTPRVKEANGTNGSHPNQTLRENGAHVSEPYGFLGSCKSEQPQSRPHSEVGLGGGSGPPLEGDSLVHTPPQAHHEACGCRTVYANCFSGDVEDGCGFDEELTIYEFSKRTRPKQARSTPLPSPTSPVPSPNILSLLRDTPRPLSTLSTASSEFSPLLSHPISPTPPIGALCSLTNKRYVGLKGGFASLRQDIDQLCLVLERGTAGPPPSSEPSKTDQDGCREGGPNPNQDVGQEEGPTACCGGASPLPMTEAERSLLQAEARRLATGCQRATRVGWAPEEALRSLSNSFSALVQLSAACLRTHPCPGCDICRNEGQIQSADDEGQEEALDKLKEIVGLYREFVGAVETAETRAGAGGGTGSGDGQGQGEGEGVRLLAKRCTVLISSVFALTQLFRTHSPDTTDLAGQTHLHF; encoded by the exons GAGAAGAGGGCTCGTCTGAGGAGTAACCCGATCAAAGTGCGCTTCGCAGAGGAAGTGGTCGTCAACGGTCACACTCAG GGAAACTCTCTTCTGTTTCTGCCCAACGTTCTGAAGGTCTACCTGGAGAACGGACAGACCAAGGCCTTCAAGTTCGACGCTACCACCACCATCAAG GACATCGTTCTGACTCTGAAGGACAAGTTGTCTATCCGCTGTATTGAGTACTTTTCTCTGGTGCTGGAACAGCAGTACAGTATCACCAAGCTTCTGCTGCTGCACGAGGATGAGCTTATACACAAG GTGGTGCAGAAGAAGGAGAACAGCAGCCATGACTACAGGTGTCTGTTCAGGGTGTGCTTCATTCCCAGAGACCCCCTGGAGCTGCTACAGGAAGACCCCACCGCCTTCGAGTACCTCTTCCTCCAG AGTGTCGGGGACGTTCTACAGGAGAGGTTTGCGGTGGAAATGAAGTGTAACACTGCACTGCGTCTGGCTGCCCTGCACATGCACGAGAGACTGGACAGCATAGGCTCCACCCGGACCTCTATCAAGAGCATCac GAAAGAGTTTGGTCTGGACAGCTTCATCTCTCCCACTCTGCTCAGTAACATGAGAGAGAAGGACCTGAGGAAAGCCATCAGCTACCACCTCAAGAAGATCCACTCACTGCTGGAGCCACGACAGAAG gtgaTCTCAGCCACTCAGGCCCGGCTGGCCTACCTCACCCAGCTTGGAGAGCTCATCTCCTACGGGGGCCGCTCCTACACAGCCACCATGATG TTGCAGGACCGGGAGGCGCTGGTCAGTCTGTTGGTGGGAGCGCGCTACGGCCTGAGTCAGGTGGTCAACCACAAGCTCAACATGGTGTCCACCCTGGTAGACTTCAGCAGCATCAGTAGAGTGGAGCTGCTCTCTGAGTCGGACAGAGTCAGCCTGCTACGCATCTCACTGCACGACATTAAG ccttTTGCCTTACTGATGGACTCTCTGGCAGCCAAAGACTTGGCGTGTCTACTGGGGGGCTACTGCAAGCTCCTGGTGGaccccagagtgtgtgtgttccgtCTGAGACGCCCCAAGGTGCGGGTGCACAGGATACCTGCTGAGGAAGGTGTGTGTGAAGGGAGGTTCGCCGTTATAGAGGGAGTTTGCTATGAATCGCTGACAA GCTATGTGTCCCGCTGCTGTAGTGACTCCGATGACTCGTCTGACGAGGACTACCCCGCCGAGCCTCCACCGACGCACACCCGCAAACGCCACACACCCGCCAGCAAAgacagggaggggtggaggagagaagaggaggagcagagaggagcggagggaaagaaagagagagctgaGATAGAAGACGAAGAGAAACAAGAGGTGAAGATCATTGTGACGTCAGAGAAGGACATGGAAGTAGAGGAAGAGAACGGAAGGgaagtgagaggaagagagataaaTCTAGGAAGTAAAGCTAACATAGGAACAGTGGAACAGgacatggtgctggacactaacTGGTACCACACAGACCCGCGGGTCAACAGTAGCTTCTCCAGCCTGTCCAGTGGCTCTCTGAGGGCTGCCTTGGAGGAGAGCAGCGCTGCAGCTCCAGCCAGAGGAGGAGGCCCAGCCAAGGCCTCCTCTCGCGTGGTCGCCCTGCGCGAGGACAGCCCCTCTCTCCGGTCCCAACGGCCGACTCAGGGGATCACCACCCTGGATGTCCACCACCCGTTCCTCCTGGAGGTCACAGCTCCCTCTCCTCAGTGTCAGAGAGTGGGCGCCGCCGGCAGCACGGCCTCCGCGCCCGTACGCCCCACCAACCTGAGTTACCGTAGCAATGACAGCTCGTGCCTGTACTTCACCGAGCTCTCCAAGGGCAGCTACCTCCCCAGCCCCCCCGAGGCCACCAGCGacgaggaggagatggaggaagtTGAGGATGACGATGATGAGGAGGAACTGAGACGGCTCTCTAAGATACCTAGTCACATAGACCTGCGCCTCATCGACAAGATCTGTGCCCAGTCTAACAAAACTGCTTCCAACAACAAGTTAGACATCCCCAGAATCATCCCCAACCACACCTCCTCCTGTGAAAAGAGGGCGGCTTGTAGCTCCACCCACAAAGGGGAGGAGAGTCTATCAAGTCACTCTGGAGATTCCGGGCCTTTCCTAACGCCTTCCCCTAACGCTCCTCCTCCTGTTGCTAGGGAAAGTGCCTCAGAGTCAGACGATGAGTTCTTCGATGCCCAGGAGCGGTTCACTCCTCCAGTTCCTCCTGATGGCACAG aaaacAGTTTGGATGCGGCTGACAATAATAGACACAGTAAACGCTGGAGTGGCACAGGGAACGGACTGCCAGTGGTACCAGAGAGGGAGCCTCCCTCACCCCTCAAAAAGAAGCACTCCTCACCTGACCACAAAAAACAGCAGGAGACCCAACAAGATCCAAAGCTCCACTCAAACCAGTCTTCCACTCAGAGTGTCGATGCCAAGACCAAGCCTCCACCATTGGCCCCCAAGCCCCAGCTACCCCCCAAACCTGAACTGGCCCCTAAACCCGAACTAGCCCCCAAACCCCAGATAGACCCCCAGAGGTCTCCCAAGCGTGGGGGTCCATACGCCCACTGTAATGGGGATGCTCGTGGGGGCCACGCAGGGCTCCTGGAGATAGACACCATGGAGCCAGAAACAATGGAGTTTAAATCAGTCACCTCGGGGGCGGGGGGGCCTCCGCTCGCCTCCCCCCTCATCACGGCTGTACGGAAGAACCAGCAACCCCCTGCTGGACCTCAGGCTGTGGAGAACGGGCTCAGGCAAGAGAATGGGCCTAAAATAGAGAACGGTTCTAAGCAAGAGAACAGTTCTAAGATAGAGAACGGGACTCCTAACGTGCTTCCTAAGGATCGTGTTCTGGTCACTGCTGACAAGCAGACAGCCATGGTTGAAACTAAAACAAATAGGATTTCCATGCTAAAGGGTGAGTTCCGAAACGGGGTTGGGGTGGACCCCCCGAAAAAGCTGCAAAGCTTGTCCCCCATTCCACGTTCGGCTTCAGGAGATGAAATCAGGATAAGCCTTACCACCCCTCCACCACTCTCTCCCAGAACTTCCCCTCCTTCTCTTCATCCCCTAACAGTCCTCCCCATCCCGGTCTCACcgaaagagaaagagggggtgTCCCCCCCGAACGGCCTCCACCCCTGGGGCAGTCGCAATGGGAGCGCTCAGTCCGGGAGGAAGGTCTCTCTGAGTCATGAGAACCTGTCGCCCAAAAACGCAGACGGCCCCCACAGTCTGACAACCTCCCTCACCATTTCCTCCTCTAAAGGGACAGCGGGAGGTCCAGAGAGCACAGGGAGGTCAGGGTCAGGTTCAGACCTGAGGGTCAGTTCGTCCAGCCTGGGGGGCCGTCTGCCTACCTCAGCCCTGAGAGGGAGGATCCAGGCCCTGCCCTGGTACATGACCCGCTCCCAGGAGATCCTGGGCACCCTGGACTACCCCTCCACCAGCTCTGTCAACGAGGATGTCACATCCGGGTACGGCTCCGGTCTTTCGGTCAGCGGAGCCTCCGAGGTCAGCAAGGTCACTGCCAAGGCAGTAGGTGAGACTGCAGCGGGTAAAGGGAAGAAGGAAGTGCTGGAGGATGGAGCCGAGGTCGTCATAGCGACCATCAAAGAGTTCCAGGAAGTGACTCCCCGTGTGAAGGAGGCCAATGGGACGAATGGGTCGCACCCCAACCAGACCCTGAGAGAAAATGGGGCGCACGTCTCTGAGCCCTATGGGTTTCTGGGCTCCTGCAAGTCAGAGCAGCCCCAGTCCAGGCCCCACTCAGAGGTGGGTTTAGGGGGTGGTTCAGGCCCACCCCTAGAGGGGGACTCTCTGGTGCACACCCCTCCCCAGGCCCACCACGAGGCGTGTGGCTGCCGCACCGTCTACGCCAACTGCTTCAGCGGCGACGTGGAGGACGGCTGCGGCTTTGACGAGGAGCTCACAATCTACGAGTTCTCCAAACGCACGCGCCCCAAACAAGCCCGCTCTACACCCCtgccctcccccacctcccctgtcccctcccccaACATCCTGTCCCTGCTGAGGGACACCCCTcgccctctctccaccctctccactgcCTCCTCAGAGTTTAGCCCCCTCCTGTCCCACCCCATCTCCCCAACGCCTCCTATAGGCGCCCTGTGCTCCCTCACCAACAAACGCTACGTAGGGCTGAAGGGGGGCTTTGCCTCCCTGAGGCAGGACATCGATCAGCTATGCCTGGTCCTGGAGAGAGGCACGGCTGGGCCACCACCATCATCAGAACCCTCCAAAACAGACCAGGATGGGTGTAGAGAAGGGGGACCCAACCCAAACCAAGACGTGGGGCAAGAGGAGGGTCCGACCGCGTGCTGTGGAGGGGCAAGTCCTCTGCCCATGACAGAGGCTGAGAGGAGTTTACTCCAGGCAGAGGCCCGGCGGTTGGCAACAGGGTGCCAGCGTGCCACACGTGTGGGCTGGGCTCCGGAGGAGGCGCTTCGTTCCTTATCCAACAGCTTTAGTGCCCTTGTGCAGCTCTCCGCAGCCTGCCTGAGAACACACCCCTGTCCTGGCTGTGACATCTGCCGCAATGAGGGTCAGATCCAGAGCgctgatgatgagggccaggagGAGGCTCTGGACAAGCTGAAGGAGATCGTAGGGCTGTACCGGGAGTTTGTTGGGGCTGTGGAGACGGCTGAAACCAGGGCTGGGGCTGGCggtgggactgggtctggggatggacaggggcagggagagggtgagggggtgagGCTGCTGGCCAAACGCTGCACGGTGCTCATCTCTTCCGTCTTTGCGCTCACGCAGCTGTTCAGGACGCACTCGCCGGACACCACAGACCTGGCAGGTCAAACACATCTCCACTTTTGA
- the LOC121543490 gene encoding FERM and PDZ domain-containing protein 1 isoform X2 has protein sequence MEEKERSRSRSPSRSRRASRVQQVVGTLIRRTRESLSRERILGDGRSNRSGSVSSQNFPVRLTVQIVRDPVLDSSGHGFTLSKQHPLLVRDVATGGPADGILYPGDQVLQMNDLVVDDLSYEQLQDITRDLEDSVTMTILRHMTGPKSSIMSAEKRARLRSNPIKVRFAEEVVVNGHTQGNSLLFLPNVLKVYLENGQTKAFKFDATTTIKDIVLTLKDKLSIRCIEYFSLVLEQQYSITKLLLLHEDELIHKVVQKKENSSHDYRCLFRVCFIPRDPLELLQEDPTAFEYLFLQSVGDVLQERFAVEMKCNTALRLAALHMHERLDSIGSTRTSIKSITKEFGLDSFISPTLLSNMREKDLRKAISYHLKKIHSLLEPRQKVISATQARLAYLTQLGELISYGGRSYTATMMLQDREALVSLLVGARYGLSQVVNHKLNMVSTLVDFSSISRVELLSESDRVSLLRISLHDIKPFALLMDSLAAKDLACLLGGYCKLLVDPRVCVFRLRRPKVRVHRIPAEEGYVSRCCSDSDDSSDEDYPAEPPPTHTRKRHTPASKDREGWRREEEEQRGAEGKKERAEIEDEEKQEVKIIVTSEKDMEVEEENGREVRGREINLGSKANIGTVEQDMVLDTNWYHTDPRVNSSFSSLSSGSLRAALEESSAAAPARGGGPAKASSRVVALREDSPSLRSQRPTQGITTLDVHHPFLLEVTAPSPQCQRVGAAGSTASAPVRPTNLSYRSNDSSCLYFTELSKGSYLPSPPEATSDEEEMEEVEDDDDEEELRRLSKIPSHIDLRLIDKICAQSNKTASNNKLDIPRIIPNHTSSCEKRAACSSTHKGEESLSSHSGDSGPFLTPSPNAPPPVARESASESDDEFFDAQERFTPPVPPDGTENSLDAADNNRHSKRWSGTGNGLPVVPEREPPSPLKKKHSSPDHKKQQETQQDPKLHSNQSSTQSVDAKTKPPPLAPKPQLPPKPELAPKPELAPKPQIDPQRSPKRGGPYAHCNGDARGGHAGLLEIDTMEPETMEFKSVTSGAGGPPLASPLITAVRKNQQPPAGPQAVENGLRQENGPKIENGSKQENSSKIENGTPNVLPKDRVLVTADKQTAMVETKTNRISMLKGEFRNGVGVDPPKKLQSLSPIPRSASGDEIRISLTTPPPLSPRTSPPSLHPLTVLPIPVSPKEKEGVSPPNGLHPWGSRNGSAQSGRKVSLSHENLSPKNADGPHSLTTSLTISSSKGTAGGPESTGRSGSGSDLRVSSSSLGGRLPTSALRGRIQALPWYMTRSQEILGTLDYPSTSSVNEDVTSGYGSGLSVSGASEVSKVTAKAVGETAAGKGKKEVLEDGAEVVIATIKEFQEVTPRVKEANGTNGSHPNQTLRENGAHVSEPYGFLGSCKSEQPQSRPHSEVGLGGGSGPPLEGDSLVHTPPQAHHEACGCRTVYANCFSGDVEDGCGFDEELTIYEFSKRTRPKQARSTPLPSPTSPVPSPNILSLLRDTPRPLSTLSTASSEFSPLLSHPISPTPPIGALCSLTNKRYVGLKGGFASLRQDIDQLCLVLERGTAGPPPSSEPSKTDQDGCREGGPNPNQDVGQEEGPTACCGGASPLPMTEAERSLLQAEARRLATGCQRATRVGWAPEEALRSLSNSFSALVQLSAACLRTHPCPGCDICRNEGQIQSADDEGQEEALDKLKEIVGLYREFVGAVETAETRAGAGGGTGSGDGQGQGEGEGVRLLAKRCTVLISSVFALTQLFRTHSPDTTDLAGQTHLHF, from the exons GAGAAGAGGGCTCGTCTGAGGAGTAACCCGATCAAAGTGCGCTTCGCAGAGGAAGTGGTCGTCAACGGTCACACTCAG GGAAACTCTCTTCTGTTTCTGCCCAACGTTCTGAAGGTCTACCTGGAGAACGGACAGACCAAGGCCTTCAAGTTCGACGCTACCACCACCATCAAG GACATCGTTCTGACTCTGAAGGACAAGTTGTCTATCCGCTGTATTGAGTACTTTTCTCTGGTGCTGGAACAGCAGTACAGTATCACCAAGCTTCTGCTGCTGCACGAGGATGAGCTTATACACAAG GTGGTGCAGAAGAAGGAGAACAGCAGCCATGACTACAGGTGTCTGTTCAGGGTGTGCTTCATTCCCAGAGACCCCCTGGAGCTGCTACAGGAAGACCCCACCGCCTTCGAGTACCTCTTCCTCCAG AGTGTCGGGGACGTTCTACAGGAGAGGTTTGCGGTGGAAATGAAGTGTAACACTGCACTGCGTCTGGCTGCCCTGCACATGCACGAGAGACTGGACAGCATAGGCTCCACCCGGACCTCTATCAAGAGCATCac GAAAGAGTTTGGTCTGGACAGCTTCATCTCTCCCACTCTGCTCAGTAACATGAGAGAGAAGGACCTGAGGAAAGCCATCAGCTACCACCTCAAGAAGATCCACTCACTGCTGGAGCCACGACAGAAG gtgaTCTCAGCCACTCAGGCCCGGCTGGCCTACCTCACCCAGCTTGGAGAGCTCATCTCCTACGGGGGCCGCTCCTACACAGCCACCATGATG TTGCAGGACCGGGAGGCGCTGGTCAGTCTGTTGGTGGGAGCGCGCTACGGCCTGAGTCAGGTGGTCAACCACAAGCTCAACATGGTGTCCACCCTGGTAGACTTCAGCAGCATCAGTAGAGTGGAGCTGCTCTCTGAGTCGGACAGAGTCAGCCTGCTACGCATCTCACTGCACGACATTAAG ccttTTGCCTTACTGATGGACTCTCTGGCAGCCAAAGACTTGGCGTGTCTACTGGGGGGCTACTGCAAGCTCCTGGTGGaccccagagtgtgtgtgttccgtCTGAGACGCCCCAAGGTGCGGGTGCACAGGATACCTGCTGAGGAAG GCTATGTGTCCCGCTGCTGTAGTGACTCCGATGACTCGTCTGACGAGGACTACCCCGCCGAGCCTCCACCGACGCACACCCGCAAACGCCACACACCCGCCAGCAAAgacagggaggggtggaggagagaagaggaggagcagagaggagcggagggaaagaaagagagagctgaGATAGAAGACGAAGAGAAACAAGAGGTGAAGATCATTGTGACGTCAGAGAAGGACATGGAAGTAGAGGAAGAGAACGGAAGGgaagtgagaggaagagagataaaTCTAGGAAGTAAAGCTAACATAGGAACAGTGGAACAGgacatggtgctggacactaacTGGTACCACACAGACCCGCGGGTCAACAGTAGCTTCTCCAGCCTGTCCAGTGGCTCTCTGAGGGCTGCCTTGGAGGAGAGCAGCGCTGCAGCTCCAGCCAGAGGAGGAGGCCCAGCCAAGGCCTCCTCTCGCGTGGTCGCCCTGCGCGAGGACAGCCCCTCTCTCCGGTCCCAACGGCCGACTCAGGGGATCACCACCCTGGATGTCCACCACCCGTTCCTCCTGGAGGTCACAGCTCCCTCTCCTCAGTGTCAGAGAGTGGGCGCCGCCGGCAGCACGGCCTCCGCGCCCGTACGCCCCACCAACCTGAGTTACCGTAGCAATGACAGCTCGTGCCTGTACTTCACCGAGCTCTCCAAGGGCAGCTACCTCCCCAGCCCCCCCGAGGCCACCAGCGacgaggaggagatggaggaagtTGAGGATGACGATGATGAGGAGGAACTGAGACGGCTCTCTAAGATACCTAGTCACATAGACCTGCGCCTCATCGACAAGATCTGTGCCCAGTCTAACAAAACTGCTTCCAACAACAAGTTAGACATCCCCAGAATCATCCCCAACCACACCTCCTCCTGTGAAAAGAGGGCGGCTTGTAGCTCCACCCACAAAGGGGAGGAGAGTCTATCAAGTCACTCTGGAGATTCCGGGCCTTTCCTAACGCCTTCCCCTAACGCTCCTCCTCCTGTTGCTAGGGAAAGTGCCTCAGAGTCAGACGATGAGTTCTTCGATGCCCAGGAGCGGTTCACTCCTCCAGTTCCTCCTGATGGCACAG aaaacAGTTTGGATGCGGCTGACAATAATAGACACAGTAAACGCTGGAGTGGCACAGGGAACGGACTGCCAGTGGTACCAGAGAGGGAGCCTCCCTCACCCCTCAAAAAGAAGCACTCCTCACCTGACCACAAAAAACAGCAGGAGACCCAACAAGATCCAAAGCTCCACTCAAACCAGTCTTCCACTCAGAGTGTCGATGCCAAGACCAAGCCTCCACCATTGGCCCCCAAGCCCCAGCTACCCCCCAAACCTGAACTGGCCCCTAAACCCGAACTAGCCCCCAAACCCCAGATAGACCCCCAGAGGTCTCCCAAGCGTGGGGGTCCATACGCCCACTGTAATGGGGATGCTCGTGGGGGCCACGCAGGGCTCCTGGAGATAGACACCATGGAGCCAGAAACAATGGAGTTTAAATCAGTCACCTCGGGGGCGGGGGGGCCTCCGCTCGCCTCCCCCCTCATCACGGCTGTACGGAAGAACCAGCAACCCCCTGCTGGACCTCAGGCTGTGGAGAACGGGCTCAGGCAAGAGAATGGGCCTAAAATAGAGAACGGTTCTAAGCAAGAGAACAGTTCTAAGATAGAGAACGGGACTCCTAACGTGCTTCCTAAGGATCGTGTTCTGGTCACTGCTGACAAGCAGACAGCCATGGTTGAAACTAAAACAAATAGGATTTCCATGCTAAAGGGTGAGTTCCGAAACGGGGTTGGGGTGGACCCCCCGAAAAAGCTGCAAAGCTTGTCCCCCATTCCACGTTCGGCTTCAGGAGATGAAATCAGGATAAGCCTTACCACCCCTCCACCACTCTCTCCCAGAACTTCCCCTCCTTCTCTTCATCCCCTAACAGTCCTCCCCATCCCGGTCTCACcgaaagagaaagagggggtgTCCCCCCCGAACGGCCTCCACCCCTGGGGCAGTCGCAATGGGAGCGCTCAGTCCGGGAGGAAGGTCTCTCTGAGTCATGAGAACCTGTCGCCCAAAAACGCAGACGGCCCCCACAGTCTGACAACCTCCCTCACCATTTCCTCCTCTAAAGGGACAGCGGGAGGTCCAGAGAGCACAGGGAGGTCAGGGTCAGGTTCAGACCTGAGGGTCAGTTCGTCCAGCCTGGGGGGCCGTCTGCCTACCTCAGCCCTGAGAGGGAGGATCCAGGCCCTGCCCTGGTACATGACCCGCTCCCAGGAGATCCTGGGCACCCTGGACTACCCCTCCACCAGCTCTGTCAACGAGGATGTCACATCCGGGTACGGCTCCGGTCTTTCGGTCAGCGGAGCCTCCGAGGTCAGCAAGGTCACTGCCAAGGCAGTAGGTGAGACTGCAGCGGGTAAAGGGAAGAAGGAAGTGCTGGAGGATGGAGCCGAGGTCGTCATAGCGACCATCAAAGAGTTCCAGGAAGTGACTCCCCGTGTGAAGGAGGCCAATGGGACGAATGGGTCGCACCCCAACCAGACCCTGAGAGAAAATGGGGCGCACGTCTCTGAGCCCTATGGGTTTCTGGGCTCCTGCAAGTCAGAGCAGCCCCAGTCCAGGCCCCACTCAGAGGTGGGTTTAGGGGGTGGTTCAGGCCCACCCCTAGAGGGGGACTCTCTGGTGCACACCCCTCCCCAGGCCCACCACGAGGCGTGTGGCTGCCGCACCGTCTACGCCAACTGCTTCAGCGGCGACGTGGAGGACGGCTGCGGCTTTGACGAGGAGCTCACAATCTACGAGTTCTCCAAACGCACGCGCCCCAAACAAGCCCGCTCTACACCCCtgccctcccccacctcccctgtcccctcccccaACATCCTGTCCCTGCTGAGGGACACCCCTcgccctctctccaccctctccactgcCTCCTCAGAGTTTAGCCCCCTCCTGTCCCACCCCATCTCCCCAACGCCTCCTATAGGCGCCCTGTGCTCCCTCACCAACAAACGCTACGTAGGGCTGAAGGGGGGCTTTGCCTCCCTGAGGCAGGACATCGATCAGCTATGCCTGGTCCTGGAGAGAGGCACGGCTGGGCCACCACCATCATCAGAACCCTCCAAAACAGACCAGGATGGGTGTAGAGAAGGGGGACCCAACCCAAACCAAGACGTGGGGCAAGAGGAGGGTCCGACCGCGTGCTGTGGAGGGGCAAGTCCTCTGCCCATGACAGAGGCTGAGAGGAGTTTACTCCAGGCAGAGGCCCGGCGGTTGGCAACAGGGTGCCAGCGTGCCACACGTGTGGGCTGGGCTCCGGAGGAGGCGCTTCGTTCCTTATCCAACAGCTTTAGTGCCCTTGTGCAGCTCTCCGCAGCCTGCCTGAGAACACACCCCTGTCCTGGCTGTGACATCTGCCGCAATGAGGGTCAGATCCAGAGCgctgatgatgagggccaggagGAGGCTCTGGACAAGCTGAAGGAGATCGTAGGGCTGTACCGGGAGTTTGTTGGGGCTGTGGAGACGGCTGAAACCAGGGCTGGGGCTGGCggtgggactgggtctggggatggacaggggcagggagagggtgagggggtgagGCTGCTGGCCAAACGCTGCACGGTGCTCATCTCTTCCGTCTTTGCGCTCACGCAGCTGTTCAGGACGCACTCGCCGGACACCACAGACCTGGCAGGTCAAACACATCTCCACTTTTGA
- the LOC121546706 gene encoding mitochondrial nicotinamide adenine dinucleotide transporter SLC25A51-like: MAVTSMDPESARTSQPQGSLGKGGGSLLSGRGLGSALGPRGKHYVCGSIAAFTNIVVTFPIQKVLFRQQLHGVRAREAVRQLQRDGVRKLYRGLLPPLLQKTTTVAIMFGLYEDFSRVLLDQVPTGSGIPELVTRSSAAALAGTAEAVLTPFERVQTLLQDHRHHGRFHNTAHTFRTLLSEYGVKECYRGLVPVLIRNGPSNVLFFGLRGPIKEQLPESSSRAGNLVNDFVCGGVLGAALGIMFYPLNVVKSRAQSQVGGAFRPCGEVLMTVWRERGGSVAMLFRGAHLNYHRSLLSWGIINATYELLLSVLKGEIESEGDRK, encoded by the coding sequence ATGGCTGTTACCAGCATGGACCCAGAGTCAGCCCGCACGTCACAGCCCCAGGGGTCCCTGGGTAAAGGAGGGGGCTCCCTGCTATCTGGCAGGGGTTTGGGCTCTGCGCTCGGCCCTCGAGGGAAGCACTACGTGTGTGGCTCCATAGCTGCCTTCACCAACATCGTGGTGACCTTCCCCATCCAGAAGGTTCTGTTCAGGCAGCAGCTTCACGGTGTGCGGGCCAGAGAGGCCGTCAGACAACTCCAGCGGGACGGGGTGAGGAAACTCTACAGGGGgctgctccctcctctcctccagaagACCACCACTGTAGCCATAATGTTCGGCCTGTACGAGGACTTCTCCCGGGTCTTACTGGACCAGGTGCCCACTGGCAGCGGCATTCCCGAGCTGGTGACGCGGAGCTCCGCGGCGGCGCTGGCAGGTACGGCAGAGGCTGTCTTGACGCCGTTTGAGCGTGTGCAGACTCTCCTCCAGGACCATCGGCACCACGGCCGCTTCCACAACACGGCCCACACCTTCCGGACGCTCCTAAGCGAGTACGGTGTGAAGGAGTGCTACCGCGGTCTGGTGCCGGTCTTAATAAGGAACGGGCCCAGTAACGTGTTGTTCTTCGGGCTCCGCGGGCCCATCAAGGAGCAGCTCCCTGAGTCCTCCAGCCGGGCTGGCAACCTGGTCAATGACTTTGTGTGTGGAGGGGTGCTGGGGGCGGCGCTGGGGATCATGTTCTACCCGCTGAATGTGGTGAAGTCGCGGGCCCAGTCCCAGGTGGGGGGTGCTTTCCGCCCCTGTGGGGAGGTGTTGATGACggtgtggagggagaggggtggcagcGTGGCCATGCTGTTCAGAGGGGCACACCTCAACTACCACCGCTCCCTTCTCTCCTGGGGCATCATCAACGCGACATACGAGCTTCTGCTCAGTGTACTTAAGGGGGAGATAGAAAGTGAGGGGGATAGAAAGTGA